Proteins from one Nicotiana tabacum cultivar K326 chromosome 23, ASM71507v2, whole genome shotgun sequence genomic window:
- the LOC107770636 gene encoding transcription factor bHLH91-like codes for MELQQQVNLEMQHSYNTNNSVIANSLTQEFVHESSSHQGPSFDQSNWGDINFPQFHHQFDDHHFQAPLHTDTFPLHTSSISFTNTTHKYSDSTRDLHTADGASTSTAIYDPSLFPLNLPPNPPLLRELVHSLPHGYGLGSSNFGSLFNGMEIHVSGDLYQDAGDGKCPFENGIFEFSADTSCMTKDRDNKEIKHFATDRQKRAHLNDKYKALRSLVPNPSKNDRASIVGDAIMYINELKRTVNELKIMVDKKMCCRDRTKRQNIESGPMNSADVKLRNEVDPSSLRSSWLQRKTTNTEVDVRIVDDEVTVKLVQQKRINCLLFVSKVLDDLQLDLHHVAGGLIGDCYSFLFNSKICEGSTVYAIAIANKLIEIVDIQYTETSPCNTTSIPLQDCQRLLYK; via the exons ATGGAGCTTCAGCAGCAAGTGAATCTTGAGATGCAACATAGTTATAATACCAACAACAGCGTAATTGCGAACTCTTTAACGCAAGAATTTGTGCATGAATCCAGTAGTCATCAAGGACCATCTTTTGATCAATCAAATTGGGGAGATATAAATTTTCCTCAGTTCCATCATCAATTTGATGATCATCACTTTCAAGCTCCATTGCATACCGATACGTTTCCTTTACACACTTCTTCAATTTCCTTCACAAACACAACTCATAAATATTCAGATTCCACAAGGGACTTACATACAGCAGATGGTGCCTCAACTTCAACTGCAATCTATGatccttctttatttcctttGAATCTTCCCCCAAATCCCCCTTTATTGAGAGAATTAGTCCACTCTTTGCCACATGGCTATGGCTTGGGAAGCTCAAATTTTGGCTCTCTTTTTAATGGTATGGAGATACATGTGAGTGGTGATTTATACCAAGATGCAGGGGACGGAAAATGTCCTTTTGAGAAtggaatttttgagttttctgCAGATACGAGTTGTATGACAAAAGATAGGGACAATAAAGAGATCAAGCATTTTGCTACTGATAGGCAAAAGAGAGCGCATTTGAATGACAAGTACAAAGCTTTGAGAAGTTTGGTTCCCAACCCCAGCAAG AATGATAGAGCATCAATTGTGGGGGATGCTATTATGTACATCAATGAGCTGAAGAGGACAGTAAATGAGCTCAAAATTATGGTGGACAAGAAAATGTGCTGCAGAGACAGAACCAAGAGGCAAAACATAGAAAGTGGTCCCATGAATAGTGCTGATGTGAAGCTTAGGAATGAAGTTGATCCATCTTCATTAAGAAGCTCGTGGCTTCAGAGGAAGACCACCAATACTGAAGTTGATGTCCGGATCGTGGACGATGAAGTCACTGTCAAACTTGTCCAGCAGAAGAGAATCAATTGTCTTCTCTTTGTATCTAAGGTCCTAGATGACCTTCAACTGGATCTTCACCATGTTGCTGGCGGACTTATTGGCGATTGTTACAGCTTTTTGTTTAACTCCAAG ATTTGTGAAGGATCTACTGTGTATGCAATTGCTATTGCAAACAAGCTCATTGAGATTGTGGACATTCAGTATACAGAAACTTCACCATGTAATACCACTTCTATTCCTTTACAAG ATTGTCAGAGGCTTCTATACAAATGA